A stretch of the Thiocystis violascens DSM 198 genome encodes the following:
- the aroA gene encoding 3-phosphoshikimate 1-carboxyvinyltransferase, with amino-acid sequence MAAVTDLRFQIAPGGALTGRLRVPGDKSISHRSIMLAALAEGETHIGGFLEGADSLATLAAFHRMGVAIDGPDAGRVRVRGVGMRGLSAPDGALDLGNSGTSMRLLAGLLAGQSFPVTLVGDDSLSRRPMRRVTDPLAMMGARIDSSETGTAPLRIEPVPHLSGLDYAMPVASAQVKSSVLLAGLYAAGETCVTEPARTRDHTERMLTAFGYSVRRQGCKVCLTGGGRLSGCRLAIPGDISSAAFFLVGASIAPGSDLLLEAVGINPTRVGVINILRAMGADIELIDRRTAGGEPLADIRVCCARLKGIRIPVDQVPLAIDEFPAIFIAAACAEGETVLTGAEELRVKESDRIQVMADGLNQLGILAEPLPDGIRIVGGQLGSTMTTGDIDAHGDHRIAMSFAMAGLRASGPIKIRDCANVETSFPGFADLAAGCGLGIEEVRA; translated from the coding sequence TTGGCCGCGGTAACCGACCTCCGATTTCAGATCGCGCCTGGCGGCGCCTTGACCGGGCGCCTGCGGGTGCCCGGCGACAAGTCGATCTCCCACCGCTCCATCATGCTGGCGGCCCTCGCCGAGGGAGAAACGCACATCGGCGGCTTCCTCGAAGGCGCGGATTCGCTGGCAACCCTGGCAGCCTTCCACCGGATGGGCGTCGCGATCGACGGCCCCGACGCGGGTCGGGTACGCGTACGCGGCGTCGGCATGCGCGGACTGAGCGCACCCGATGGCGCGCTCGACCTGGGCAACTCGGGCACCTCCATGCGACTGCTGGCCGGCTTGCTGGCCGGTCAATCCTTCCCGGTCACGCTCGTCGGCGACGACTCGCTGTCGCGCCGCCCGATGCGCCGCGTGACCGATCCATTGGCGATGATGGGCGCGCGCATCGACTCCAGCGAAACGGGCACCGCGCCACTGCGCATCGAGCCCGTCCCCCATCTGTCGGGCCTCGACTACGCAATGCCGGTGGCCAGCGCCCAGGTGAAATCGAGCGTTCTGCTCGCCGGTCTCTATGCCGCGGGCGAGACCTGCGTGACCGAACCGGCGCGCACCCGCGACCACACCGAACGCATGCTGACCGCCTTCGGGTATTCGGTTCGCCGTCAGGGTTGCAAGGTGTGCCTGACGGGCGGCGGCCGGCTCAGCGGCTGTCGGCTGGCGATTCCGGGCGACATCTCCTCGGCGGCGTTTTTTCTCGTCGGCGCCAGCATCGCGCCGGGGTCCGATCTGCTGCTCGAAGCGGTCGGCATCAACCCCACCCGTGTCGGCGTCATCAATATTCTGCGCGCCATGGGCGCCGACATCGAACTGATCGACCGACGCACCGCGGGCGGCGAACCGCTGGCCGATATCCGGGTCTGCTGCGCTCGACTCAAAGGCATCCGCATCCCGGTGGATCAGGTGCCGCTGGCCATCGACGAATTTCCCGCCATCTTCATCGCCGCCGCCTGCGCCGAGGGCGAAACCGTCCTGACCGGCGCCGAGGAACTGCGAGTAAAGGAAAGCGACCGGATTCAGGTCATGGCGGATGGGCTGAACCAACTCGGCATCCTCGCCGAACCGCTCCCGGACGGCATCCGCATCGTCGGCGGCCAATTGGGCTCCACCATGACCACGGGCGACATCGACGCGCATGGCGACCACCGCATCGCCATGTCCTTCGCGATGGCCGGACTGCGGGCGAGCGGCCCCATCAAGATTCGCGACTGCGCCAATGTGGAGACCTCCTTCCCTGGCTTCGCGGATCTGGCGGCCGGCTGCGGTCTCGGGATCGAGGAGGTCCGGGCATGA
- a CDS encoding PilZ domain-containing protein has translation MKLRDEERRDFMRLATEADASVTRLATGLTLLTRLVNLSASGCAFFAETPMEQGEEIEFTVQGTSKRIEPLKRVGRVVRVTQGEASYLIAVEFLIDPD, from the coding sequence ATGAAGTTACGAGATGAAGAACGGCGGGATTTCATGCGTCTGGCGACCGAGGCCGATGCGAGCGTCACCCGTCTGGCAACGGGTCTGACGCTGTTGACCAGGCTGGTCAATCTGAGCGCTTCAGGGTGTGCGTTTTTCGCCGAGACACCCATGGAGCAGGGCGAGGAAATCGAGTTCACGGTGCAAGGCACGAGCAAACGCATCGAACCTCTCAAACGGGTCGGGCGCGTGGTCAGGGTGACGCAAGGCGAGGCGAGCTATCTCATCGCGGTCGAATTTTTGATCGATCCCGACTGA
- a CDS encoding DUF2835 domain-containing protein has protein sequence MQRFYFSLEITASEYLRYYRGAAARVVVRAQDGRSLSLPASNLRRFVAADGVRGRFRLTVDDDNRMVSLERDQT, from the coding sequence ATGCAGCGATTCTATTTCAGCCTTGAGATCACGGCATCCGAGTATCTGCGTTATTACCGGGGCGCTGCGGCCAGGGTGGTCGTCCGTGCCCAGGATGGGCGGAGTCTGTCCTTGCCGGCATCGAATCTGCGTCGCTTTGTCGCGGCCGATGGCGTGCGGGGCAGGTTCCGGCTGACCGTGGACGACGATAATCGTATGGTCTCCCTGGAGCGCGATCAGACCTAA
- a CDS encoding DUF5610 domain-containing protein, translating into MINIHSYSASQANFRSLTTASQGAGQGLKTLNEPAKALSSLQDSGALSALAREIPGMEASEFNNLDASEYTPDKIADRIGQFVALGLENARAQGKSEEEVQSLYDSAMKGLEQGFKEAKEILKNLDLLGGGIGEQVKATEDATFAALEKLSPANQSQGVTGTATLGIASAQRYQRAEDFELSLQTKDGDTVKISFSRDFAAQQSNATVMDEQGNQVSLMDVSQSESSGYQFKVEGNLSVEEIDAIQKLVEDVGKVANDFFRGDVEKAFAQVSDVSFDDSQLASMNLRMSRTEQYSAVQQYQQTQQLENPEQAQSGRRLGHLMREMSDSFQNPALEFLSQAREAASQIMRGLVEQDSRFQEASPERQSRYQSDMERFLKAVAEPSA; encoded by the coding sequence GTGATCAACATCCATTCCTATTCCGCATCCCAAGCGAATTTCCGTTCCCTGACAACCGCGAGCCAGGGCGCGGGTCAGGGACTCAAAACCTTAAACGAACCCGCAAAAGCGCTGTCCAGCCTTCAGGATTCTGGCGCGCTCAGTGCGCTGGCGCGCGAGATTCCCGGCATGGAGGCCAGCGAGTTCAATAATCTGGACGCCAGCGAATACACCCCCGACAAGATTGCCGACCGGATCGGCCAATTCGTCGCGCTGGGTCTGGAAAATGCCCGCGCCCAGGGAAAGTCGGAGGAAGAGGTGCAGTCGCTCTACGACAGCGCCATGAAGGGCCTCGAACAGGGCTTCAAGGAGGCGAAGGAGATCCTCAAGAATCTGGATCTGCTCGGCGGCGGCATCGGCGAGCAGGTGAAGGCGACCGAGGATGCCACCTTTGCCGCCCTGGAAAAGTTATCGCCGGCCAATCAGTCGCAGGGTGTCACCGGAACGGCGACGCTCGGAATCGCCTCCGCCCAGCGCTATCAGCGTGCCGAGGATTTCGAGCTGAGTTTGCAAACCAAGGACGGCGACACGGTCAAGATCAGTTTCAGCCGCGATTTTGCCGCCCAGCAGAGCAATGCCACCGTCATGGACGAGCAGGGCAATCAGGTGTCGCTGATGGATGTCAGCCAGAGCGAGAGCAGCGGCTATCAATTCAAGGTTGAAGGGAATCTAAGCGTCGAAGAGATCGACGCGATTCAGAAACTGGTGGAGGATGTCGGCAAGGTGGCCAATGATTTTTTCCGGGGGGACGTGGAAAAGGCCTTCGCCCAGGTGTCGGATGTCTCCTTCGACGATTCGCAACTGGCGTCGATGAATCTGCGCATGAGCCGGACCGAGCAATACAGCGCCGTCCAGCAGTATCAACAGACCCAGCAGTTGGAAAATCCGGAGCAGGCGCAGTCCGGCCGCCGTCTGGGGCATCTGATGCGCGAGATGAGCGACAGTTTCCAGAATCCCGCCCTGGAGTTCCTGAGTCAGGCGCGCGAGGCCGCCAGCCAGATCATGCGTGGATTGGTCGAGCAGGACAGTCGCTTCCAGGAGGCGTCTCCCGAGCGGCAGTCGAGGTATCAGAGCGACATGGAGCGGTTTTTGAAGGCGGTCGCGGAGCCATCGGCCTAA
- a CDS encoding methyl-accepting chemotaxis protein, with amino-acid sequence MAKSEQSDRVHAVPPRPWKVILLSLAASLALVAMNPASLTAWTLALLFILLAVLVEYLQWKDVAAILSAARQDARRDLDEKTRQIDVWTNAFERLGIELFPIFVRHIEHSRRLAEDSVIHLSQTFSGLVLDLEQVISASQAGGGQDHLIVGQFQESQATLTEVISDFESILHRELAMSEQVNRLAGFGGEMQNMAQSVRAVAEQINLLALNAAIEAARAGEQGRGFAVVADEVRKLAGTSAETGARISKKVEELARSLAQTQSLVQESMRSADGLVKTSEQKVGEVLSRLRQTTEMLNADAGRLRQLGGAIREQIGASLVDLQFQDRTSQVLAHVCKGLEHLSERLMVCSQHDMTQQQQDILELDRLLAQMLASYSTVEELDLHQGGGASETRAEGSELTFF; translated from the coding sequence GTGGCGAAAAGCGAACAATCGGATCGAGTTCATGCCGTTCCTCCCCGGCCCTGGAAAGTCATTCTGCTCAGTCTGGCCGCGAGTCTCGCGCTTGTGGCCATGAATCCGGCGTCCCTGACCGCCTGGACGCTTGCGCTTCTGTTCATCCTGCTGGCGGTGCTGGTCGAATATCTTCAGTGGAAAGATGTCGCGGCGATCCTGTCCGCCGCGCGTCAAGACGCGCGGCGCGATCTGGATGAAAAGACGCGTCAGATCGATGTCTGGACCAATGCCTTCGAACGTCTTGGCATCGAACTCTTTCCGATCTTCGTGCGACATATCGAGCATTCCCGGCGTCTCGCCGAGGACAGCGTCATCCATCTGTCGCAAACCTTCAGCGGTCTCGTGCTCGATCTGGAACAGGTGATCTCCGCCTCGCAGGCTGGCGGCGGTCAGGACCATCTCATCGTCGGTCAATTTCAGGAGAGTCAGGCCACTCTGACCGAGGTGATTAGCGACTTCGAGAGTATTCTGCATCGCGAGCTGGCCATGTCGGAACAGGTCAACCGCCTGGCCGGTTTTGGCGGCGAGATGCAAAACATGGCGCAGAGTGTTCGTGCGGTCGCCGAGCAGATCAATCTGCTGGCGCTCAATGCCGCGATCGAGGCGGCGCGGGCCGGCGAGCAGGGACGCGGGTTCGCGGTGGTGGCCGATGAGGTGCGCAAGCTGGCGGGTACCTCGGCGGAGACCGGCGCCCGCATCAGCAAAAAGGTCGAGGAATTGGCGCGCTCGCTCGCGCAAACCCAGTCGCTGGTGCAGGAATCCATGCGGAGCGCGGATGGTCTGGTCAAGACGTCCGAGCAGAAGGTGGGCGAGGTGCTGTCACGTTTGCGTCAGACCACCGAAATGCTCAACGCGGACGCGGGCCGCCTGCGCCAACTGGGCGGGGCTATCCGCGAACAGATCGGGGCCTCGCTGGTCGACCTTCAATTCCAGGATCGCACCAGCCAGGTGCTGGCCCATGTCTGCAAAGGGCTCGAACATTTGAGCGAACGTCTCATGGTTTGCTCCCAACACGACATGACGCAACAACAGCAGGATATACTGGAGCTCGACCGGCTTCTGGCCCAGATGCTTGCTTCCTACAGCACAGTCGAGGAACTCGACCTGCACCAAGGCGGCGGCGCGTCCGAGACGCGGGCAGAGGGTTCCGAATTAACCTTCTTTTGA
- a CDS encoding response regulator — translation MAKTIMVVDDSASLRNVVGIALKGAGYDVIEAADGKDALAKLTGQKVHLIVSDVNMPNMDGITLVQELKKLPNYKFTPIMMLTTESQPEKKQAARDAGAKAWLVKPFQPPMLLEAVAKLVLP, via the coding sequence ATGGCAAAAACCATCATGGTGGTCGACGATTCGGCGTCCCTGCGCAATGTCGTCGGTATTGCGCTCAAAGGTGCGGGATATGACGTGATCGAAGCGGCCGATGGAAAGGACGCGCTCGCGAAACTGACCGGGCAAAAAGTCCATCTGATCGTCAGCGATGTCAACATGCCGAACATGGATGGTATCACCCTGGTTCAGGAACTGAAAAAGCTCCCGAATTACAAGTTCACGCCGATCATGATGCTCACCACCGAGAGCCAGCCCGAAAAGAAACAGGCCGCGCGCGACGCGGGTGCCAAGGCGTGGCTGGTCAAGCCTTTTCAGCCGCCGATGCTGCTGGAGGCCGTCGCCAAACTGGTGCTCCCCTGA
- a CDS encoding STAS domain-containing protein, which produces MSAGKKKSAQNSVLTLGGELTIYTVTETLSRLRAYLKEHDSCELDLAGVTEIDSAGLQLLLWTRRTAAEQGARFHLAARSDAVAEVLAILQLEPVFDDGSATRAVEDPA; this is translated from the coding sequence ATGAGTGCTGGAAAAAAGAAATCGGCACAGAATTCGGTGCTGACCCTGGGCGGCGAGTTGACGATCTATACCGTCACAGAGACCCTGTCGAGGCTGCGGGCGTATCTGAAGGAACATGACTCCTGCGAACTGGATCTCGCGGGGGTGACGGAGATCGACAGCGCGGGGCTGCAATTGCTGCTGTGGACCCGCCGGACGGCGGCAGAACAGGGCGCTCGTTTCCATCTGGCGGCCCGTAGCGACGCGGTCGCCGAGGTGCTCGCGATATTGCAGCTTGAACCGGTTTTCGACGACGGTTCCGCCACGAGGGCGGTGGAAGATCCGGCATGA
- a CDS encoding chemotaxis protein CheA, with protein sequence MNLDSARQAFLEEVTELLQSMEDALLALEENPQDPESLDEVFRAMHTIKGTGGVFGYTPVVDFTHIVETLMDQVRSGRMSLTKPLIETLFECRDHTARLLDFIAADATGEAPLDEDLRRAGDALLARLGQPQEPTSETVPPRVEEDPKYLPVASDLWMLSLEFGRNAFRDGMDPLSFLRYLGSLGELVHVATLFPVAATDGDGFDPESCYLSFGIAFRSDADKPTIAGVFEFADEDCEIRILEPDSARARYLELLEALPDDRIGCIGDLLVSIGALTPRELARALKIQEETAQAPASPDEKPTKRRIGEILVEQGSIKPGVIEQAAKTQDAARSRRLEETRQIRVDAQRLGHLIDLVGELVTSSAAIRVMVQRAGIEDMTEVVDGVDYLVSEIRDNALQLRMVPIGDSLSRFRRVVRDVCQELGKEIELVITGGETELDKTVVEKMTDPLTHLIRNAIDHGIEIPDVRQRQGKPASGTVHINAYHDSGHIVIEIADDGAGLDPARIRAKAEARGLVKPEDLLSREETLRLIFAPGLSTKEEATNLSGRGVGMDVVRRNIEALRGSVELESELGQGTKVTIVLPLTLAIIEGFLVGAGRDQYVIPLSQVAECVEMNANDTIKRHGEHYINLRGEVLPFIRLTDLFRNADARAAVQRESLVVVRFGHHKMGLVVDTLLGELQTVIKPLGKLFERLRGVAGATILGTGDIALILDVAELAAIGQVGRHATSPRSPKI encoded by the coding sequence ATGAATCTCGATAGCGCAAGACAGGCCTTTCTCGAAGAAGTCACCGAACTGCTTCAATCCATGGAGGACGCGCTCCTCGCGCTGGAGGAAAATCCTCAGGATCCGGAATCCCTGGACGAGGTCTTCCGCGCCATGCATACCATCAAGGGCACGGGCGGGGTCTTCGGGTATACGCCCGTGGTGGATTTCACCCACATTGTCGAAACCTTGATGGATCAGGTGCGCTCCGGTCGGATGAGTCTGACCAAGCCGCTCATCGAGACGCTGTTCGAGTGCCGCGACCATACCGCCCGCCTGCTCGATTTTATCGCCGCCGACGCCACTGGAGAGGCGCCGCTGGACGAGGATCTGCGGCGAGCCGGCGATGCCTTGCTGGCACGTCTCGGGCAACCCCAGGAGCCGACATCCGAGACCGTGCCTCCCCGCGTCGAGGAAGATCCGAAATATCTCCCGGTGGCGAGCGACCTCTGGATGCTCAGTCTGGAGTTCGGGCGCAATGCGTTTCGCGACGGGATGGATCCCTTGTCGTTTCTGCGTTATCTGGGTTCGTTGGGAGAACTGGTCCATGTCGCGACCCTGTTTCCCGTCGCCGCGACCGATGGCGATGGTTTTGATCCGGAAAGCTGTTATCTGAGTTTCGGCATCGCGTTTCGCAGCGATGCCGATAAACCCACCATTGCCGGAGTCTTCGAGTTCGCCGACGAGGACTGCGAGATTCGCATTTTGGAGCCTGACTCGGCCCGCGCCCGTTATCTCGAACTGCTGGAAGCGCTGCCCGACGATCGGATCGGCTGCATTGGCGATCTCCTGGTGAGTATCGGCGCGCTGACTCCGCGCGAGCTGGCGCGCGCGCTAAAGATCCAGGAGGAAACCGCGCAAGCCCCAGCGTCCCCGGATGAAAAGCCCACCAAGCGGCGTATTGGCGAGATTCTCGTCGAACAGGGGTCGATCAAACCGGGCGTGATCGAGCAGGCGGCCAAAACCCAGGATGCCGCGCGCAGCCGTCGCCTGGAAGAAACGCGCCAGATCCGCGTCGACGCCCAGCGGCTCGGGCACCTGATCGACCTGGTCGGCGAACTGGTGACCAGCAGCGCGGCGATCCGGGTCATGGTCCAGCGCGCCGGCATCGAGGACATGACCGAGGTGGTCGACGGCGTCGACTATCTGGTCTCCGAAATCCGCGACAACGCCCTGCAACTGCGCATGGTGCCGATCGGCGACAGCCTCTCGCGCTTCCGCCGCGTGGTGCGGGATGTCTGCCAGGAACTCGGCAAGGAGATCGAACTGGTCATCACCGGCGGCGAGACCGAACTCGACAAGACCGTGGTCGAGAAGATGACCGATCCGCTCACCCATCTGATCCGTAACGCCATCGATCACGGTATCGAAATCCCCGACGTCCGGCAACGTCAGGGCAAACCGGCGAGCGGAACCGTTCATATCAACGCCTACCACGACTCCGGGCACATCGTCATCGAAATCGCGGACGACGGCGCCGGGCTCGACCCCGCGCGCATCCGCGCCAAGGCCGAGGCGCGGGGCCTGGTCAAGCCCGAGGATCTGCTCAGCCGCGAGGAAACCCTGCGTCTCATCTTCGCCCCCGGCCTCTCCACCAAGGAAGAGGCCACCAACCTGTCCGGTCGCGGCGTCGGCATGGACGTGGTGCGGCGCAACATCGAGGCGCTGCGCGGCTCGGTCGAGCTGGAGAGCGAACTGGGCCAGGGCACCAAGGTCACCATCGTCCTGCCGCTCACGCTCGCCATCATCGAAGGCTTTCTGGTCGGCGCGGGCCGGGATCAATATGTGATCCCGCTGTCGCAGGTGGCCGAATGTGTCGAGATGAACGCGAACGACACCATCAAGCGCCACGGCGAGCATTACATCAATCTGCGCGGCGAGGTGCTGCCCTTCATCCGGCTCACCGATCTGTTCCGGAACGCCGACGCGCGCGCCGCGGTTCAGCGCGAGAGCCTGGTCGTGGTGCGTTTCGGCCATCACAAGATGGGGCTGGTGGTGGATACTCTGCTGGGCGAATTGCAGACCGTCATCAAGCCGCTCGGCAAGCTGTTCGAGCGCCTGCGCGGGGTGGCGGGCGCGACCATTCTCGGCACCGGGGACATCGCGCTCATCCTGGATGTCGCCGAACTGGCCGCCATCGGGCAGGTCGGCCGGCACGCCACCTCGCCACGTTCGCCAAAGATTTAA
- a CDS encoding methyl-accepting chemotaxis protein, whose translation MFHSMTMAKKLILGFGTVLTLLVVVGVLSYFTIDSASTGFASYREKAVRANRMGEMQASLLMGRLQVKDFLQTHSDKAVKEFQTYLDATNAILKEITEIVRDPKRLAILNASSTHIDAYAKAFEQVVAATRESGRLETEILTVTGREIEQRLNKILESANQSGDSEAVLKSARGMRNLLLARIYVRGFMSDNAQANVDRVNQEWVELDKQMSEMGATLQDPQRRAWLDEVMRYKSEYKTAFDRLVQITNERNQIVTETLDVLGPKFAADIDEVKLSYKGEQDILGPEVQAANDQAILMISVLSAIALLLGIGIAWLIIRAVMGQLGKDPAIIAEVTRKVAVGDLAIEFDQTNLRGVYKDMHGMVERLRQIVGEVRVGADNLSSASSEVSSTAQSLSQGATEQAASVEETTASIEQLNASVQQNTENARVTNGIAKSSAEEARRGGEAVKRTVSAMKEIASKIGLIEDIAYKTNLLALNAAIEAARAGEHGKGFTVVAAEVRKLAENSGVTAQEINQLATNSVSIAEEAGKLLEQMVPNIVKTADLVEEITAASGEQATGISQISEAMSQLDKATQQNASSSEELAATAEELSGQASQLQETMSFFRTGASSGRAKSRPGAQTRAPRQTSRANEDFADISVDADFAHKDFERF comes from the coding sequence ATGTTTCATTCCATGACGATGGCCAAAAAACTGATCCTCGGTTTTGGCACTGTACTGACTCTGCTGGTCGTGGTGGGCGTCCTGTCCTACTTCACGATCGACAGCGCCTCCACCGGCTTCGCTTCCTATCGCGAGAAGGCGGTCAGGGCTAACCGCATGGGCGAGATGCAGGCCAGCCTGCTGATGGGCCGCTTGCAGGTCAAGGATTTTCTCCAGACCCACAGCGATAAAGCCGTAAAGGAATTCCAGACCTATCTGGACGCGACCAACGCGATCCTCAAGGAGATCACGGAGATTGTCCGCGATCCCAAGCGGTTGGCCATCCTCAATGCCTCAAGCACGCACATCGATGCCTATGCTAAGGCGTTCGAGCAGGTCGTCGCCGCGACGCGCGAAAGCGGCCGGCTCGAAACCGAGATCCTGACCGTCACCGGCCGCGAGATCGAACAGCGGCTGAACAAGATCCTGGAGAGCGCAAACCAGTCTGGTGACAGCGAGGCGGTCCTGAAGTCGGCCCGCGGGATGCGCAATCTCTTGCTGGCGCGTATCTATGTACGCGGCTTCATGAGCGACAATGCCCAAGCCAATGTCGATCGGGTCAATCAGGAGTGGGTCGAACTCGACAAACAGATGAGCGAGATGGGTGCCACCCTGCAGGATCCCCAGCGTCGCGCCTGGCTCGACGAAGTGATGCGCTACAAGAGCGAATACAAGACCGCCTTTGATCGTCTGGTACAGATCACCAACGAACGTAACCAAATCGTGACCGAGACGCTCGATGTCCTGGGACCCAAGTTCGCCGCCGATATCGACGAGGTCAAGTTGTCCTACAAGGGCGAGCAGGACATCCTCGGCCCCGAGGTGCAGGCCGCCAACGATCAGGCCATCTTGATGATCTCGGTCCTGTCCGCCATCGCCCTGCTGCTGGGGATCGGCATCGCCTGGCTGATCATTCGTGCCGTCATGGGCCAATTGGGTAAGGATCCCGCGATTATCGCCGAGGTGACGCGCAAGGTCGCGGTCGGCGATCTGGCGATCGAGTTCGACCAGACCAATCTGCGTGGCGTCTACAAGGACATGCACGGCATGGTCGAGCGTCTGCGTCAGATCGTGGGCGAGGTGCGGGTCGGCGCCGACAACCTGTCGTCGGCCTCCAGCGAGGTGAGTTCGACCGCGCAATCCTTGAGTCAGGGCGCCACCGAACAGGCCGCCAGTGTCGAGGAGACCACCGCCAGCATCGAGCAACTGAACGCTTCGGTGCAGCAGAACACCGAGAACGCACGGGTCACCAACGGCATCGCCAAGAGTTCGGCGGAAGAGGCGCGGCGCGGCGGCGAGGCGGTCAAGCGCACCGTCAGCGCCATGAAGGAGATCGCCAGCAAGATCGGGCTGATCGAGGACATCGCCTACAAGACCAACCTGCTCGCCCTCAATGCCGCCATCGAGGCGGCGCGCGCGGGCGAGCATGGCAAGGGCTTCACGGTCGTGGCCGCCGAGGTCCGCAAGCTGGCCGAAAACAGCGGTGTCACAGCCCAGGAGATCAACCAGTTGGCGACTAACAGCGTGTCGATTGCCGAGGAGGCCGGCAAGCTGCTCGAACAGATGGTGCCCAACATCGTCAAGACCGCCGATCTGGTCGAGGAAATCACCGCCGCATCGGGCGAACAGGCCACCGGCATCAGCCAGATCAGCGAGGCCATGAGCCAGCTCGACAAGGCGACCCAGCAGAACGCCTCCTCCTCCGAGGAATTGGCCGCCACCGCCGAGGAACTCAGCGGCCAGGCCAGCCAGTTGCAGGAGACGATGTCCTTCTTCCGCACCGGCGCATCCAGCGGACGCGCCAAGTCAAGACCCGGCGCTCAGACGCGCGCGCCTCGGCAGACCAGTCGGGCGAACGAGGATTTCGCCGACATCTCGGTCGACGCGGACTTCGCCCACAAGGACTTCGAGCGGTTTTGA
- a CDS encoding chemotaxis protein CheW yields MSKQTAGASRGDAADEVTQYLTFSVSDERLAMSIDAVKEIIETPQVTRVPMTPDYIRGVINLRGSVVPVIDLGARLGRGPLTLTKRSCVVLVEVQVGDEGHVLGMLVDEVKNILDIPREDVKPPPEFGSEIRTDFIEAMGRVDDVFIIILSVDHVLSVQELAALRQLSGEAEASGPEAAGE; encoded by the coding sequence GTGAGCAAACAGACGGCCGGCGCGAGCCGCGGCGACGCCGCCGATGAGGTGACCCAGTACCTGACCTTTTCGGTGTCCGATGAGCGCCTGGCGATGTCCATCGACGCGGTCAAGGAGATCATCGAAACCCCGCAGGTCACTCGGGTACCGATGACGCCGGACTACATTCGCGGCGTCATCAATCTGCGCGGAAGCGTGGTGCCGGTCATCGATCTGGGCGCGCGCCTGGGGCGCGGCCCGCTGACCCTGACCAAGCGCAGTTGCGTCGTGCTGGTCGAGGTTCAGGTCGGTGACGAGGGGCATGTGCTGGGGATGCTGGTCGACGAGGTGAAAAATATCCTCGACATCCCGCGGGAAGACGTGAAGCCGCCGCCCGAGTTCGGCTCCGAGATCCGTACCGACTTCATCGAGGCGATGGGACGGGTGGACGATGTCTTCATTATAATCCTGAGCGTCGATCATGTCCTGTCGGTGCAAGAGCTGGCGGCCCTGCGGCAATTGAGCGGGGAGGCGGAAGCGAGCGGACCGGAGGCGGCTGGCGAGTAA
- a CDS encoding DMT family transporter, which translates to MQHWFFLASAIVLEVAGTTAMKLSGGFTRLVPSIFLFVFYAASFAALTLALKKIDVGVAYAVWSGVGTALIVAIGVLYFREPATLLKFISILLIVIGIVGLLLSGTKH; encoded by the coding sequence ATGCAACACTGGTTTTTTCTGGCGAGTGCCATCGTCCTAGAGGTAGCGGGCACGACTGCGATGAAGCTGTCTGGAGGGTTCACCAGACTCGTGCCCTCGATCTTTCTGTTCGTCTTTTATGCCGCCTCGTTCGCGGCGCTGACGCTCGCGTTGAAGAAAATCGATGTCGGCGTCGCCTATGCCGTGTGGTCCGGCGTCGGTACCGCCCTGATTGTCGCAATTGGCGTCCTGTATTTCCGCGAGCCGGCGACGTTACTCAAGTTCATCAGCATTCTGTTGATTGTGATCGGTATTGTCGGCCTGCTTCTCAGTGGGACGAAACATTGA
- a CDS encoding response regulator transcription factor, whose product MASPLLLIVDDSKMARMMIAHIVRDLRPDWRLAEAANGAEALTMLEQEPPSLVSMDINMPGMSGLEVAGRIRLHYPEIRIVLCTANIQDAVRKTAEKAGVKFVAKPITPASVARMVALFEE is encoded by the coding sequence ATGGCTAGTCCTCTCCTTCTGATTGTCGATGACAGCAAGATGGCGCGCATGATGATTGCTCACATCGTGCGGGATCTGCGCCCCGACTGGCGACTCGCCGAGGCGGCGAATGGCGCGGAGGCGCTGACCATGCTCGAACAGGAGCCGCCGTCTCTCGTCAGCATGGACATCAACATGCCCGGCATGAGCGGACTGGAGGTCGCGGGGCGGATCCGTTTGCATTACCCGGAAATTCGTATTGTGCTCTGCACGGCCAACATCCAGGATGCGGTCCGTAAGACCGCCGAAAAAGCGGGCGTCAAATTTGTCGCCAAACCGATCACGCCCGCATCGGTCGCGCGGATGGTGGCCTTGTTCGAGGAATAA